The window GTGCTTATGGTGGAGGAAGTAAAAAATCTGAGGAACAATAATATTGGTAACtcctctaaaaataaaaaaaaaaaaattgattataaCAAACAGAACTCCAGGAACCAAAAGAGAAAAGACAAAAGAGAATGTCCTATCCTTAAAAACAACAAAATCAGGTGGGAAGGCCTGAGTATGTGGTGATGATCATAAAGACATGTTTGATTGAGGATTCTCAAAATTGGTGGATTGATACTGATGCTACAAAACACATTTATATTAATCAAAGCCAATTCTCTACCTATTCACTGGTAGAAAAAGAGATAATTATCTATAGGGGGAATCTACGACAACCGTCAAAGGAATTGATACTATCAAATTGAACTTCACTTTAGAGAAGACACTTGTGTTGACTAATGTGTATCATGTTCCTAAAgttaggaggaaccttgtttttggAAGCATACTTAACAAATGTGGCTTCAAAATTGTCATTGAATCTGATTTTCTAATCATCGTTAAAGGATGTGTATttgttcactacaagaaaaaagctaaacaacaacgcttttttggcgttgtcgtatgtacttaaaaagtgatgttgtagatggtgttgtagaaagtcatatcaaagacaacgctttaaaagcgttgtggttggtcacaaagacaacgctttttaagcgttgtcttttcgttcttaaaaagcgttgttatagatgctgttgtaaaaatgcacatatcaaagacaacgctttaaaagcgttgtggttggtcacaaagacaacgctttttaagcgttgtctattcgttcttaaaaagcgttgttaaagatgctgttgtaaaaatgcacatatcaaagacaacgctttaaaagcgttgtggttggtctcaaagacattgttttttaagcgttgtcttttattacttaaaaacgttgtctttaatttaaaaaatagtgttttttaagcgttgtccaaatacgcaaaattataaaaatactcaaaatttacatataattgaatatccacaaccacaatcatttttataataagactatttaacaaataaataaaactttatattatacaaacaaaatgtatacatattgatccacaaattaaatttgtatcatacaagttatccttaacttcatgacaataatttttcaaacacacaagttttacaaaacctcatcattgactaaccgttgttgttggtgtccatcgcatggaattgcttctttaagtccagcaatctcttcttctgaaaggctttcaactatcactcttagagccatcttcttcaacttgtcatcaacacaccgggttgtaggcaatcaagaaattttgtatgaaaactttcatacatgtaaatctcgtactaaataatatgtcaatgttatatatacatgtaattcataccgtaagtgtgtttatatcgtaactgacaagttttctttagggccaacttctactcaagctctttaaatactgcatcaaaataaaaaaattggcattagttctgtgctaaatgaaaatcatatttagaggaaaaagcgggagtgctgtagatggatatattaaccaagcatattaatgtttgacctgtctttacaagttctaagcatatatattaaccaagcgggagtgctgtagactccgaaccaagtaaaaataaactatgttagcaattgtttttacttaacttatatTCTGCTGCATTTTACTCAATTGTTTTTAAACGAACATGAAAAAGCAACGAGTGCTATTGACATTAATTTTGAACTAGAATTAATTTTGAACTAGAATTTCTGTAATAGAATCTAACTTAAGTTATACCATGAGATTGACAATTATTTACACAATTGAGCTGAAGCAAGGTAAAAGTTCAACTTGACATGACACATTCACAGTCCCAAAATCGAGGACGACATTCTATTCCCTTCCAACACCCATGCGTCatggaaatatatatattaacaaaCTGTAGACATTATCCTACGTACTATCAAATTCTCAGAAGTCAGAATTAAGTTGGCAATGGAAATGTGAATGCAGTTCAATTTATGAATAGCTAATGATCAACTAAGTTGATTTTGGTTAGCTTTCCAGCGAGAGCTTGAATAAGAAATCGCATGCAGTTTACAAGATTCTTAGTTCACGAAATTCCATAAAAACGGGTTAATTATAACAACATTAACTACccatattaaaagatatattgCATCTTTCAAAATAGGTTCACAAGAAACAAATCATCTAAAGAGGTCAATGCATGAAAACAAAATTCAAACAGCACACACCTAAGTTCGCTAACCATTGAACCAAGTGTACAATAAGCAAGTGGATTACATTTGTTATTTCAATTTTTATTCAAAAATACGATAATGATGAATAAGGAGAAATGAATGAAGTGTTGATAAAGATTTACAACTAGgcttttttaccaaaaaaaaacttttaattaaatGGATTTGCCTCGTacagtaaaaaaaatcttattaaaaggtttttcaaaaataatcttaacCATGGTAAATTACATTCACAATAACTTTCTaaataatgaaagtatgataccTGATCCTCAAGGAATAATCTTGGCGGAGTACACCATGCACCGCGATGGAATTGATTGAAAGAACTGGTGCTGCTTAGTCCAGTAAAAGAGCTCACTTGGGACATTTGCGGACTTTGCTGCCCACCAACAGCAAGTTGCTCCTGCTCCTGATCTTGCTCCCTCAAAGCAATAATGTAATCATAGGTGCTGATTCCCTGTAAGCGCATCCATGTAGAGTAGCATGAGCTAGTTAAAGTGTCAATTTTCTCCAGAATTGATGAATAAACAACACCATATCGTTCAAATTCTACTATTTGTTTTCCACTATGGAAAATCTATCAGTT is drawn from Zingiber officinale cultivar Zhangliang chromosome 1B, Zo_v1.1, whole genome shotgun sequence and contains these coding sequences:
- the LOC122042776 gene encoding probable protein S-acyltransferase 22, giving the protein MVFALLLLILQWAVGMLVLILCFVERRRFSAEIVSKLGSSFSLAPFIIVVAVCTLLAMVATLPVAQLFFFHILLIKKGISTYDYIIALREQDQEQEQLAVGGQQSPQMSQVSSFTGLSSTSSFNQFHRGAWCTPPRLFLEDQHQYQSTNFENPQSNMSL